The genomic stretch CCCTCGCGGACAGGGCCCTGGAGGAGGACGACCAGCACCAGGACGAGCAGCCACGCCACCCACCGCCATGCCGCGATCCTGGTCTTCGCCCGCGGCAGCCGCCAGGCACGTTCGCAGACCCGGGCCATGACCCGGCTGAAGCTGGTGGCGGAGGCCAGCGCCACGACCAGGCCGACGAAGCCGGTGGTCTGACGCAGGCCGTCGTCGGAAGGGTGCTCCAGCACCTGGCCCAGCTCCAGATCCGACCGACCGGTCAGCCCGAACATCGCCCGCAGGGATTCCCGGAGCTGGTCGCGGATGCTCTGCGGGGTGAAGGCGGCGATGGCGAAAAGCAGCGGCACCGCGGCCAGGAACGCCTGCGCCGCGAGCCTCGTCGCGGAGTCCAGCAGGTTCGCCGACACCAACCGGCTCGTCAGCTCGCTCAGGACGGGGAAGCGCCGCTCCGTGCGGGCATGCAGGAGCTTCAGCCGCGTCATCCACGCCATGCCGCCTCCCGCTCGGCCACCGAGCCGTCCACGACAGTCAAGGCGCCGCCGGCCCGGCGCGTCGAGCGCTGCTGAGCCGATCGGGTCGCGAGCCGACCCGGGAGGTCCGGGCCGGGCCCGCCTCCCTCGAACGGCCTGCACCGCTCGTGGCGCCCGACGGGCCCGAGTGAGGGTGGCACTGGCTGCATGCGGCAGGAAGGAGGCGATGACCATGAGGCGCTACCCGCCCGTCGCGGACCACGGCATGGTCGGCGATCTCCAGACCGTGGCCCTGGTCTCCTCCGACGGCGTGATCAACTGGTTCTGCGCGCCGAGATTCGACTCGCCCAGCTTCTTCGCGTCCCTCCTCGACCACGACCGCGGGGGCCACTTCGCGATCACCGTGGACGGCGCGGACGTGAGCACCCGCCAGCTGTACCTGGCCGACACCGCCGTGCTCATCACCCGCTTCCTCACCCCTGAAGGCGTCGGTGAGGTGGTCGACTTCATGCCTGTGGACCGCTCGGAGACGGCCACGGACCGACACCGCCTGATCAGGGTGATACGGGTGACCCGCGGCCGGATCCGCTTCTCCGTCGCCTGCCGCCCCCGCTTCGACTACGCCCGCGCCGGCCACCGGCTCACCCTCCACGAAGGCGTCGCGCACTTCAGCGGCCCGGGCATCGACGTCCACGTCCAGCCGGCGGGCCCGCTCACGCTCCAGCGGGACGGCGTGGACGTCGTCGCGGACGTGGAGCTGGCGCAGGGACAGGTGGCGGCGACCGTTCTGACGGTGTGCGCGGCAGGAGGGCAGCAGCCCCCGCCGCCGACGCGCGACAGCATCCGCGCGGACTTCGAGGCGACCTGCCACTTCTGGTACCGGTGGATCCACCGCAGCACCTACCAAGGGCGCTGGACGGAGTCGGTCAACAGATCCGCGATCACCCTGAAACTGCTCACCTACGCCCCCAGCGGAGCTCCCGTGGCGGCCGCGACGGCCGGCCTGCCCGAGCAGATCGGCGGCGAGCGCAACTGGGACTACCGCTACACCTGGGTACGCGACGCCTCCCTGTCCCTGAACGCGCTGTTCGGACTGGGCTTCGACGAGGAGGCCCACGCCTTCCGCCACTGGATCGGCGAGCGGCTGCGCGAGGGCCGTACGGTGACCGGTGAGCCGTTGCAGATCATGTACCGCATCGACGGCGACCCGCACCTTGCCGAGGAGACCCTCGACCACCTGGAGGGCTACCGCTCCTCCGCACCCGTCCGGATCGGCAACGGCGCCGCCGACCAGCTCCAGCTCGACATCTACGGCGAGGCGACCTACGCCTTCACCCGCACCGAGGACCTCGCGCACCACATGCACTACGACGGCTGGCTCGCCCTGCGCGACATGCTCGACTGGCTGGTCGACAACTGGGACCGCGCGGACGAGGGCATCTGGGAGACGCGCGGCGGAAGGAAGGACTTCACCTACAGCCGCCTGATGTGCTGGACCGCCTTCGACCGCGGTATCCACGTTGCCCGGGACCTGGCCCGCCCCGCCGACCTGACCGCCTGGACCACCGCACGGGACGCC from Streptomyces davaonensis JCM 4913 encodes the following:
- a CDS encoding YhjD/YihY/BrkB family envelope integrity protein, translating into MAWMTRLKLLHARTERRFPVLSELTSRLVSANLLDSATRLAAQAFLAAVPLLFAIAAFTPQSIRDQLRESLRAMFGLTGRSDLELGQVLEHPSDDGLRQTTGFVGLVVALASATSFSRVMARVCERAWRLPRAKTRIAAWRWVAWLLVLVLVVLLQGPVREGFGVGLWLGTILFFLVSTGVWLLTQHLLLAGRMPWLPLLPGALLAAGATSALALTARIYIPTALNRALAEYGSLGLILTLLSWLIVVSAAVVASVTIGAVLVQDWTERRDGSEDGE
- a CDS encoding glycoside hydrolase family 15 protein; the encoded protein is MTMRRYPPVADHGMVGDLQTVALVSSDGVINWFCAPRFDSPSFFASLLDHDRGGHFAITVDGADVSTRQLYLADTAVLITRFLTPEGVGEVVDFMPVDRSETATDRHRLIRVIRVTRGRIRFSVACRPRFDYARAGHRLTLHEGVAHFSGPGIDVHVQPAGPLTLQRDGVDVVADVELAQGQVAATVLTVCAAGGQQPPPPTRDSIRADFEATCHFWYRWIHRSTYQGRWTESVNRSAITLKLLTYAPSGAPVAAATAGLPEQIGGERNWDYRYTWVRDASLSLNALFGLGFDEEAHAFRHWIGERLREGRTVTGEPLQIMYRIDGDPHLAEETLDHLEGYRSSAPVRIGNGAADQLQLDIYGEATYAFTRTEDLAHHMHYDGWLALRDMLDWLVDNWDRADEGIWETRGGRKDFTYSRLMCWTAFDRGIHVARDLARPADLTAWTTARDAILAQIMDRGWSTTRRAFVQHYGSEVLDASLLLMPTVGFITPRDPRWLSTLDAMDTELVSDSLVYRYDPAASPDGLRGSEGTFSLCSFLYVDALAHSDRLDQARYAFDKMLTYANHVGLFGEEIGPTGEQLGNFPQAFTHLALITAALTLDEELNRPVHPRWKN